One Salvelinus fontinalis isolate EN_2023a chromosome 11, ASM2944872v1, whole genome shotgun sequence DNA window includes the following coding sequences:
- the LOC129865517 gene encoding kinesin light chain 2-like isoform X2, translated as MVYPRSEEALERLTQDEIVLNTKAVMQGLETLRGEHAQLLTSLLDCTQPPAAQEKSGLLRKSLEAIELGLGEAQVIIALSGHLSAVESEKQKLRAQVRRLCQENQWLRDELAGTQSKLQCSEQSVAQLEEEKKHLEFMNKIKKFDDDVSPSEEKAAGETSKDSLDDLFPNDDDQGQAQPSGEAAAQQGGYEIPARLRTLHNLVIQYASQGRYEVAVPLCKQALEDLEKTSGHDHPDVATMLNILALVYRDQNKYKEAAHLLNDALAIREKTLGKDHPAVAATLNNLAVLYGKRGKYKEAEPLCKRALEIREKVLGKYHPDVAKQLNNLALLCQNQGKYEEVEYYYRRALEIYQSKLGADDPNVAKTKNNLATCYLKQGKFKDAESLYKEILTRAHEKDFGSVNNDNKPIWMHAEEREESKAKRKDAVPYGEYGSWYKACKVDSPTVNTTLKSLGALYRRQGKLEAAETLEECATKTRKQEGNGSLRRSGSFGKIRDALRRSSEMLVKKLQGSGPQEPCNPGMTRASSLNFLNKSAEDPSQDANTGLSECRGLSASNVDLSRRSSLIG; from the exons ATGGTGTACCCACGCAGCGAGGAGGCCCTGGAGCGCCTGACCCAGGATGAGATAGTGCTCAACACCAAGGCTGTGATGCAGGGCCTGGAGACCCTCCGCGGGGAGCATGCCCAGCTCCTCACCTCCCTGCTGGACTGCACACAGCCACCCGCTGCCCAGGAGAAGTCAGGCCTGCTGCGTAAGAGCCTTGAGGCCATCGAACTGGGCCTGGGAGAGGCACAG GTGATCATTGCCCTGTCGGGCCACCTGAGTGCGGTTGAGTCTGAGAAGCAGAAGCTAAGAGCCCAGGTCAGACGACTGTGTCAGGAGAACCAGTGGTTACGAGACGAACTGGCAGGAACACAG agcAAGCTGCAGTGTAGTGAGCAGAGTGTTGCCcagctggaggaggagaagaaacacCTGGAGTTCATGAACAAGATCAAGAAGTTTGACGACGACGTGTCTCCGTCTGAGGAGAAGGCTGCAGGCGAGACGTCCAAAGACAGCCTCGACGACCTGTTCCCCAACGACGACGACCAGGGACAAG CCCAGCCCAGCGGAGAGGCGGCGGCCCAGCAGGGTGGCTACGAGATCCCGGCCCGCCTGAGGACCCTCCACAACCTGGTGATCCAGTACGCCTCCCAGGGGAGGTACGAGGTGGCCGTGCCCCTCTGCAAACAGGCCCTGGAGGACCTGGAGAAGACCTCCGGACACGACCACCCCGACGTGGCCACCATGCTCAACATCCTGGCCCTCGTCTACAG GGACCAGAACAAGTACAAAGAGGCAGCCCACCTGCTGAACGATGCCCTGGCCATCAGAGAGAAGACTCTGGGGAAGGACCACCCTGCGGTGGCTGCCACTCTCAACAACCTGGCCGTGCTCTACGGGAAGAGGGGCAAGTACAAGGAGGCTGAGCCCCTCTGTAAGAGAGCCCTGGAGATCAGAGAGAAG GTCCTGGGGAAGTACCACCCTGACGTGGCCAAGCAGCTGAACAACCTGGCCCTGCTGTGTCAGAACCAGGGAAAGTACGAGGAGGTGGAGTATTACTACAGACGAGCCCTGGAGATCTACCAGTCCAAACTAGGAGCTGATGACCCCAACGTAGCCAAGACGAAgaacaacctg GCTACATGCTACCTCAAACAGGGGAAGTTCAAGGATGCTGAGTCTCTGTACAAAGAGATCCTGACCCGAGCCCACGAGAAGGACTTTGGCTCAGTCAACA ATGACAACAAACCTATCTGGATGCatgcggaggagagagaggagagcaag GCGAAGAGGAAGGATGCTGTGCCCTATGGAGAATATGGGAGCTGGTACAAGGCCTGCAAAGTTGACAG CCCAACGGTCAATACCACCCTGAAGAGCTTGGGGGCGCTGTACCGCAGACAGGGTAAACTAGAGGCAGCTGAGACACTGGAGGAGTGTGCTACCAAGACACGCAAGCAG GAGGGTAATGGTTCATTGCGTCGGAGCGGCTCCTTCGGGAAGATCCGCGACGCCCTGCGCAGGAGCAGTGAGATGCTGGTGAAGAAACTACAGGGCAGTGGCCCCCAGGAGCCCTGCAacccagg GATGACGAGAGCGAGCTCTCTCAACTTCCTCAACAAGAGTGCAGAAGACCCCTCACAG gatGCCAACACGGGCCTTTCGGAATGCAGAGGACTGAGCGCCAGCAACGTGGACTTGTCAAGACGCAGCTCCCTGATTGGTTAA
- the LOC129865517 gene encoding kinesin light chain 2-like isoform X1, with amino-acid sequence MVYPRSEEALERLTQDEIVLNTKAVMQGLETLRGEHAQLLTSLLDCTQPPAAQEKSGLLRKSLEAIELGLGEAQVIIALSGHLSAVESEKQKLRAQVRRLCQENQWLRDELAGTQSKLQCSEQSVAQLEEEKKHLEFMNKIKKFDDDVSPSEEKAAGETSKDSLDDLFPNDDDQGQAQPSGEAAAQQGGYEIPARLRTLHNLVIQYASQGRYEVAVPLCKQALEDLEKTSGHDHPDVATMLNILALVYRDQNKYKEAAHLLNDALAIREKTLGKDHPAVAATLNNLAVLYGKRGKYKEAEPLCKRALEIREKVLGKYHPDVAKQLNNLALLCQNQGKYEEVEYYYRRALEIYQSKLGADDPNVAKTKNNLATCYLKQGKFKDAESLYKEILTRAHEKDFGSVNNDNKPIWMHAEEREESKAKRKDAVPYGEYGSWYKACKVDSPTVNTTLKSLGALYRRQGKLEAAETLEECATKTRKQGIDAINQSKVVELLKDGAPGGGERRQNREGFSGPQRGDCEGDDGAEWNGEGNGSLRRSGSFGKIRDALRRSSEMLVKKLQGSGPQEPCNPGMTRASSLNFLNKSAEDPSQDANTGLSECRGLSASNVDLSRRSSLIG; translated from the exons ATGGTGTACCCACGCAGCGAGGAGGCCCTGGAGCGCCTGACCCAGGATGAGATAGTGCTCAACACCAAGGCTGTGATGCAGGGCCTGGAGACCCTCCGCGGGGAGCATGCCCAGCTCCTCACCTCCCTGCTGGACTGCACACAGCCACCCGCTGCCCAGGAGAAGTCAGGCCTGCTGCGTAAGAGCCTTGAGGCCATCGAACTGGGCCTGGGAGAGGCACAG GTGATCATTGCCCTGTCGGGCCACCTGAGTGCGGTTGAGTCTGAGAAGCAGAAGCTAAGAGCCCAGGTCAGACGACTGTGTCAGGAGAACCAGTGGTTACGAGACGAACTGGCAGGAACACAG agcAAGCTGCAGTGTAGTGAGCAGAGTGTTGCCcagctggaggaggagaagaaacacCTGGAGTTCATGAACAAGATCAAGAAGTTTGACGACGACGTGTCTCCGTCTGAGGAGAAGGCTGCAGGCGAGACGTCCAAAGACAGCCTCGACGACCTGTTCCCCAACGACGACGACCAGGGACAAG CCCAGCCCAGCGGAGAGGCGGCGGCCCAGCAGGGTGGCTACGAGATCCCGGCCCGCCTGAGGACCCTCCACAACCTGGTGATCCAGTACGCCTCCCAGGGGAGGTACGAGGTGGCCGTGCCCCTCTGCAAACAGGCCCTGGAGGACCTGGAGAAGACCTCCGGACACGACCACCCCGACGTGGCCACCATGCTCAACATCCTGGCCCTCGTCTACAG GGACCAGAACAAGTACAAAGAGGCAGCCCACCTGCTGAACGATGCCCTGGCCATCAGAGAGAAGACTCTGGGGAAGGACCACCCTGCGGTGGCTGCCACTCTCAACAACCTGGCCGTGCTCTACGGGAAGAGGGGCAAGTACAAGGAGGCTGAGCCCCTCTGTAAGAGAGCCCTGGAGATCAGAGAGAAG GTCCTGGGGAAGTACCACCCTGACGTGGCCAAGCAGCTGAACAACCTGGCCCTGCTGTGTCAGAACCAGGGAAAGTACGAGGAGGTGGAGTATTACTACAGACGAGCCCTGGAGATCTACCAGTCCAAACTAGGAGCTGATGACCCCAACGTAGCCAAGACGAAgaacaacctg GCTACATGCTACCTCAAACAGGGGAAGTTCAAGGATGCTGAGTCTCTGTACAAAGAGATCCTGACCCGAGCCCACGAGAAGGACTTTGGCTCAGTCAACA ATGACAACAAACCTATCTGGATGCatgcggaggagagagaggagagcaag GCGAAGAGGAAGGATGCTGTGCCCTATGGAGAATATGGGAGCTGGTACAAGGCCTGCAAAGTTGACAG CCCAACGGTCAATACCACCCTGAAGAGCTTGGGGGCGCTGTACCGCAGACAGGGTAAACTAGAGGCAGCTGAGACACTGGAGGAGTGTGCTACCAAGACACGCAAGCAG GGTATAGATGCCATTAACCAGAGTAAGGTGGTGGAGCTCCTGAAGGATGGGGCCCCTGGAGGGGGGGAGCGACGTCAGAACCGGGAGGGTTTTAGTGGTCCCCAGCGGGGGGACTGTGAGGGAGATGATGGAGCAGAGTGGAATGGG GAGGGTAATGGTTCATTGCGTCGGAGCGGCTCCTTCGGGAAGATCCGCGACGCCCTGCGCAGGAGCAGTGAGATGCTGGTGAAGAAACTACAGGGCAGTGGCCCCCAGGAGCCCTGCAacccagg GATGACGAGAGCGAGCTCTCTCAACTTCCTCAACAAGAGTGCAGAAGACCCCTCACAG gatGCCAACACGGGCCTTTCGGAATGCAGAGGACTGAGCGCCAGCAACGTGGACTTGTCAAGACGCAGCTCCCTGATTGGTTAA